From one Orcinus orca chromosome 10, mOrcOrc1.1, whole genome shotgun sequence genomic stretch:
- the LOC101287624 gene encoding HLA class II histocompatibility antigen, DM beta chain isoform X4 — MTALLLLLLGLSLGCTGAGGFVAHVESTCLLDDNGTPKEFTYCISFNKDLLTCWDPLQASMVPCEFGVLNGLAKYLSDYLNHKENLIQRLSNGLQDCATHTQPFWRSLTHRTRPPSVQVVKATPFNTRETVMLACYVWGFYPAAVTITWRKNGQLVLPHGGAHKTVQPNGDWTYQTVSHLAITPSLGDTYTCVVEHISTLEPILQDWTPGLSPVQTVKVFACAVTLVLGLVIFSLGLVSWRRAASSGQHIS; from the exons ATGACtgccctcctgctgctgctgctgggcctCAGCCTGGGCTGCACCGGAGCAG GAGGCTTTGTGGCCCACGTGGAAAGCACCTGTCTGCTGGATGACAATGGGACTCCAAAAGAGTTCACATATTGTATCTCCTTCAACAAGGATTTGCTGACCTGCTGGGATCCCCTGCAGGCCAGTATGGTCCCTTGTGAATTTGGGGTACTGAACGGCTTGGCCAAATACCTCTCAGATTACCTCAACCATAAGGAAAACCTGATCCAACGCTTATCCAACGGGCTGCAGGACTGTGCCACACACACCCAGCCCTTCTGGAGATCTCTGACCCACAGGACAC GACCGCCATCTGTGCAAGTAGTTAAAGCCACTCCTTTTAACACGAGAGAGACTGTGATGCTGGCCTGCTACGTGTGGGGCTTCTATCCAGCTGCTGTGACCATCACGTGGAGGAAGAACGGGCAGCTGGTCCTCCCTCACGGCGGCGCCCATAAGACCGTCCAGCCCAACGGAGACTGGACATACCAGACCGTCTCCCATTTGGCCATAACCCCCTCTTTGGGGGACACCTACACCTGTGTGGTAGAGCACATTAGCACTCTTGAACCCATCCTTCAGGACTGGA CTCCTGGGCTGTCGCCAGTGCAGACAGTGAAGGTTTTTGCGTGTGCTGTGACTCTGGTCCTGGGCCTCGTCATCTTCTCTCTTGGTTTGGTCAGCTGGCGGAGAGCTGCCTCCTCCG GTCAGCACATTTCCTAG
- the LOC101287624 gene encoding HLA class II histocompatibility antigen, DM beta chain isoform X3, whose protein sequence is MTALLLLLLGLSLGCTGAGGFVAHVESTCLLDDNGTPKEFTYCISFNKDLLTCWDPLQASMVPCEFGVLNGLAKYLSDYLNHKENLIQRLSNGLQDCATHTQPFWRSLTHRTRPPSVQVVKATPFNTRETVMLACYVWGFYPAAVTITWRKNGQLVLPHGGAHKTVQPNGDWTYQTVSHLAITPSLGDTYTCVVEHISTLEPILQDWTPGLSPVQTVKVFACAVTLVLGLVIFSLGLVSWRRAASSGYVFLPGSNYPEGQHIS, encoded by the exons ATGACtgccctcctgctgctgctgctgggcctCAGCCTGGGCTGCACCGGAGCAG GAGGCTTTGTGGCCCACGTGGAAAGCACCTGTCTGCTGGATGACAATGGGACTCCAAAAGAGTTCACATATTGTATCTCCTTCAACAAGGATTTGCTGACCTGCTGGGATCCCCTGCAGGCCAGTATGGTCCCTTGTGAATTTGGGGTACTGAACGGCTTGGCCAAATACCTCTCAGATTACCTCAACCATAAGGAAAACCTGATCCAACGCTTATCCAACGGGCTGCAGGACTGTGCCACACACACCCAGCCCTTCTGGAGATCTCTGACCCACAGGACAC GACCGCCATCTGTGCAAGTAGTTAAAGCCACTCCTTTTAACACGAGAGAGACTGTGATGCTGGCCTGCTACGTGTGGGGCTTCTATCCAGCTGCTGTGACCATCACGTGGAGGAAGAACGGGCAGCTGGTCCTCCCTCACGGCGGCGCCCATAAGACCGTCCAGCCCAACGGAGACTGGACATACCAGACCGTCTCCCATTTGGCCATAACCCCCTCTTTGGGGGACACCTACACCTGTGTGGTAGAGCACATTAGCACTCTTGAACCCATCCTTCAGGACTGGA CTCCTGGGCTGTCGCCAGTGCAGACAGTGAAGGTTTTTGCGTGTGCTGTGACTCTGGTCCTGGGCCTCGTCATCTTCTCTCTTGGTTTGGTCAGCTGGCGGAGAGCTGCCTCCTCCG GCTATGTTTTCCTCCCAGGGTCCAATTATCCAGAAG GTCAGCACATTTCCTAG
- the LOC101287624 gene encoding HLA class II histocompatibility antigen, DM beta chain isoform X1, which yields MTALLLLLLGLSLGCTGAGGFVAHVESTCLLDDNGTPKEFTYCISFNKDLLTCWDPLQASMVPCEFGVLNGLAKYLSDYLNHKENLIQRLSNGLQDCATHTQPFWRSLTHRTRPPSVQVVKATPFNTRETVMLACYVWGFYPAAVTITWRKNGQLVLPHGGAHKTVQPNGDWTYQTVSHLAITPSLGDTYTCVVEHISTLEPILQDWTPGLSPVQTVKVFACAVTLVLGLVIFSLGLVSWRRAASSGYVFLPGSNYPEGNVSVGLSACWPFGAGEGQHIS from the exons ATGACtgccctcctgctgctgctgctgggcctCAGCCTGGGCTGCACCGGAGCAG GAGGCTTTGTGGCCCACGTGGAAAGCACCTGTCTGCTGGATGACAATGGGACTCCAAAAGAGTTCACATATTGTATCTCCTTCAACAAGGATTTGCTGACCTGCTGGGATCCCCTGCAGGCCAGTATGGTCCCTTGTGAATTTGGGGTACTGAACGGCTTGGCCAAATACCTCTCAGATTACCTCAACCATAAGGAAAACCTGATCCAACGCTTATCCAACGGGCTGCAGGACTGTGCCACACACACCCAGCCCTTCTGGAGATCTCTGACCCACAGGACAC GACCGCCATCTGTGCAAGTAGTTAAAGCCACTCCTTTTAACACGAGAGAGACTGTGATGCTGGCCTGCTACGTGTGGGGCTTCTATCCAGCTGCTGTGACCATCACGTGGAGGAAGAACGGGCAGCTGGTCCTCCCTCACGGCGGCGCCCATAAGACCGTCCAGCCCAACGGAGACTGGACATACCAGACCGTCTCCCATTTGGCCATAACCCCCTCTTTGGGGGACACCTACACCTGTGTGGTAGAGCACATTAGCACTCTTGAACCCATCCTTCAGGACTGGA CTCCTGGGCTGTCGCCAGTGCAGACAGTGAAGGTTTTTGCGTGTGCTGTGACTCTGGTCCTGGGCCTCGTCATCTTCTCTCTTGGTTTGGTCAGCTGGCGGAGAGCTGCCTCCTCCG GCTATGTTTTCCTCCCAGGGTCCAATTATCCAGAAGGTAACGTGTCTGTTGGTCTGTCTGCCTGCTGGCCCTTTGGAGCGGGTGAAG GTCAGCACATTTCCTAG
- the LOC101287624 gene encoding HLA class II histocompatibility antigen, DM beta chain isoform X2 → MTALLLLLLGLSLGCTGAGGFVAHVESTCLLDDNGTPKEFTYCISFNKDLLTCWDPLQASMVPCEFGVLNGLAKYLSDYLNHKENLIQRLSNGLQDCATHTQPFWRSLTHRTRPPSVQVVKATPFNTRETVMLACYVWGFYPAAVTITWRKNGQLVLPHGGAHKTVQPNGDWTYQTVSHLAITPSLGDTYTCVVEHISTLEPILQDWTPGLSPVQTVKVFACAVTLVLGLVIFSLGLVSWRRAASSGYVFLPGSNYPEGNVSVGLSACWPFGAGEG, encoded by the exons ATGACtgccctcctgctgctgctgctgggcctCAGCCTGGGCTGCACCGGAGCAG GAGGCTTTGTGGCCCACGTGGAAAGCACCTGTCTGCTGGATGACAATGGGACTCCAAAAGAGTTCACATATTGTATCTCCTTCAACAAGGATTTGCTGACCTGCTGGGATCCCCTGCAGGCCAGTATGGTCCCTTGTGAATTTGGGGTACTGAACGGCTTGGCCAAATACCTCTCAGATTACCTCAACCATAAGGAAAACCTGATCCAACGCTTATCCAACGGGCTGCAGGACTGTGCCACACACACCCAGCCCTTCTGGAGATCTCTGACCCACAGGACAC GACCGCCATCTGTGCAAGTAGTTAAAGCCACTCCTTTTAACACGAGAGAGACTGTGATGCTGGCCTGCTACGTGTGGGGCTTCTATCCAGCTGCTGTGACCATCACGTGGAGGAAGAACGGGCAGCTGGTCCTCCCTCACGGCGGCGCCCATAAGACCGTCCAGCCCAACGGAGACTGGACATACCAGACCGTCTCCCATTTGGCCATAACCCCCTCTTTGGGGGACACCTACACCTGTGTGGTAGAGCACATTAGCACTCTTGAACCCATCCTTCAGGACTGGA CTCCTGGGCTGTCGCCAGTGCAGACAGTGAAGGTTTTTGCGTGTGCTGTGACTCTGGTCCTGGGCCTCGTCATCTTCTCTCTTGGTTTGGTCAGCTGGCGGAGAGCTGCCTCCTCCG GCTATGTTTTCCTCCCAGGGTCCAATTATCCAGAAGGTAACGTGTCTGTTGGTCTGTCTGCCTGCTGGCCCTTTGGAGCGGGTGAAGGTTAG
- the LOC101289225 gene encoding HLA class II histocompatibility antigen, DM alpha chain, giving the protein MDHELSQGAALLRLLPLLWLLPQSWTAPEALTPGWRDELKNHTFLHTMYCQIGNPNVGLSESFNEDQLFSFDFSQNIRVPRLPEFADWAHKSRDTSNIFFDKAFCRAIVEEIGPELEGQIPVSRGLPIAEVFTLKPLEFGKPNTLVCFVNNLFPPTLTVKWQHDSAPVEGARPTFVSAVDGLTFQAFSYLNFTPAPSDLFTCIVTHEIDSYTAIAFWVPQNVLPSDLLENVLCGVAFGLGVLGITVGSVLIIYFRKPCSGD; this is encoded by the exons ATGGATCATGAGCTGAGCCAGGGAGCGGCGCTGCTACGGCTGCTACCCCTTCTGTGGCTGCTGCCCCAGTCCTGGACTGCCCCTGAAG CTCTTACTCCAGGGTGGAGGGATGAGCTGAAAAACCACACGTTCCTGCACACAATGTACTGCCAGATCGGGAATCCCAACGTGGGGCTCTCCGAATCCTTCAACGAGGACCAGCTTTTCTCCTTCGACTTTTCCCAGAATATCCGAGTGCCTCGCCTGCCTGAATTTGCTGACTGGGCTCACAAGTCTCGAGATACTTCCAACATTTTCTTTGACAAAGCATTCTGCCGGGCGATTGTCGAGGAAATTGGCCCAGAGCTTGAAGGGCAAATCCCAGTGTCTAGAG GCCTCCCCATCGCTGAGGTGTTCACTCTGAAGCCCCTGGAGTTCGGCAAGCCCAACACACTGGTCTGTTTCGTCAATAACCTCTTCCCACCCACACTGACTGTGAAATGGCAGCATGATTCGGCCCCTGTGGAAGGAGCAAGGCCCACTTTTGTCTCAGCCGTCGATGGACTCACCTTCCAGGCCTTTTCTTACTTAAACTTCACACCAGCACCCTCTGATCTTTTCACCTGCATCGTGACTCATGAGATTGACAGCTACACAGCAATCGCCTTTTGGG TGCCCCAGAATGTGCTGCCCTCGGATCTTCTGGAGAACGTGCTGTGCGGTGTAGCCTTTGGCCTGGGTGTGCTGGGCATCACTGTTGGCTCAGTCCTCATCATCTACTTCCGAAAACCTTGCTCGGGTG aCTGA